One window of Mycoplasma cottewii genomic DNA carries:
- a CDS encoding aromatic motif membrane protein produces the protein MNKTVKKIIYSIAGILIFALPFSLIFTNKNNINLDALKISKEKQKEDKWNRFIEHEYVNQILNLEFKDLEDSEEEKNKYVNEQKQIALGLNKQFDLNKIKSDLSYVNNFIVKYGEDDEPFSKSKFGNILNQLFKQNWLSTLFNLDKFIFFAYDDDNQFAKIDSQENALKYGTFRKLKTNEISQYAVWDRSKTKAVERWELYILTSDYSVLKIDIKDKNVTGKNKRNEVSIFNYAFLYPELSKDKFKADKFILRDYVKVEAMHTANKNSPNKDAFNEQFGGSPHRYVIIDVDSKTDDN, from the coding sequence ATGAATAAGACAGTTAAAAAAATAATATATTCAATAGCTGGAATTCTAATTTTTGCTTTACCATTTTCTTTGATTTTTACAAATAAAAATAATATAAATTTAGATGCATTAAAAATTAGTAAAGAAAAACAAAAAGAAGATAAATGAAATAGATTCATAGAACATGAATATGTAAATCAAATATTAAATTTAGAATTTAAAGACTTAGAAGATTCTGAAGAAGAAAAAAATAAATATGTAAATGAACAAAAACAAATAGCACTTGGATTAAATAAACAATTTGATTTAAATAAAATAAAATCCGATCTATCTTATGTTAATAATTTCATTGTAAAATATGGAGAAGATGATGAACCATTTTCAAAAAGTAAATTTGGAAATATTTTAAATCAATTATTTAAACAAAATTGATTATCTACATTATTTAATTTAGATAAATTTATCTTTTTCGCTTACGATGACGATAACCAATTTGCAAAAATTGACTCTCAAGAAAATGCACTTAAATACGGTACATTTAGAAAATTAAAAACAAATGAAATAAGTCAATATGCAGTTTGAGATAGAAGTAAAACAAAAGCTGTAGAAAGATGAGAACTATATATATTAACTTCTGATTATAGTGTTTTAAAAATAGATATAAAAGATAAAAATGTTACAGGTAAAAACAAAAGAAATGAAGTTTCAATATTCAACTATGCTTTTCTATATCCAGAATTATCTAAAGATAAATTTAAAGCAGATAAGTTCATATTAAGAGATTATGTAAAAGTTGAAGCAATGCACACAGCAAACAAAAACTCTCCTAACAAAGATGCTTTTAATGAACAGTTTGGTGGATCGCCTCATAGATATGTTATTATTGATGTTGACTCAAAAACTGATGATAATTAA
- a CDS encoding alpha/beta hydrolase — protein MSQKVTYQDSLDFEYKLAKENGYSFDNTDLSGLEKEYKTIQTRFGDLKLFKHGNGDKVVVYCHGILSNNRNVIKLLDYFIPRGYTVIAYDNFGWGESEKFGKCTLGVKEADLLKDVIDFVKTDLKPKQLVVYGESMGGGTVYSYLHKYSNQNIDKFVVDAGYNSFFDNVQKLAFDKVSYGVYLTYLLLPILFKISKWPVKKFNKLEDFKKWDNVLHFHSKSDDLVSFKHAKKFMDNLQNSHVYEKDIRHCCGIFYARDEHYKVLDSWLGIEKVKEVVVKEAKPKAKKTSTTKSTTKKTSSAKEKSTTKKSTSTKSKSTTKKSTSTKSKSTAEK, from the coding sequence ATGTCTCAAAAAGTCACTTATCAGGATTCGTTAGATTTTGAATACAAACTTGCAAAAGAAAATGGTTATAGTTTTGATAATACAGATCTTTCTGGATTAGAAAAAGAATATAAAACTATTCAAACAAGATTTGGTGATTTAAAATTATTTAAACATGGTAATGGAGATAAAGTTGTTGTTTATTGTCATGGTATTTTATCTAACAACCGCAACGTTATTAAACTTTTAGATTATTTTATTCCTAGAGGTTATACAGTTATTGCTTATGATAATTTCGGTTGAGGAGAATCTGAAAAATTCGGAAAATGTACTTTAGGAGTCAAAGAAGCGGATTTATTAAAAGATGTTATTGACTTTGTTAAAACTGATCTAAAACCTAAACAATTAGTTGTTTATGGAGAATCAATGGGTGGAGGAACTGTTTATAGTTACCTACATAAATATTCAAATCAAAATATTGATAAATTTGTTGTTGATGCTGGATATAATTCATTCTTTGATAATGTTCAAAAATTAGCATTTGATAAAGTTAGTTATGGTGTTTATTTAACTTATTTATTACTTCCAATATTATTTAAAATTTCAAAATGACCAGTTAAAAAATTTAACAAGTTAGAAGATTTTAAAAAATGAGATAATGTGTTACATTTCCATTCAAAAAGTGATGATTTAGTTTCATTCAAACATGCTAAAAAATTTATGGATAATTTACAAAACTCTCATGTTTATGAAAAAGATATTCGCCATTGTTGTGGAATATTCTATGCTAGAGATGAACATTACAAAGTGTTAGATTCTTGACTAGGTATTGAAAAAGTTAAAGAAGTTGTTGTAAAAGAAGCAAAACCAAAAGCTAAAAAAACTTCTACAACAAAATCAACAACTAAGAAAACAAGTTCAGCAAAAGAAAAATCAACAACTAAGAAGTCAACTTCAACAAAATCAAAATCAACAACTAAGAAGTCAACTTCAACAAAATCAAAATCAACTGCTGAAAAATAA
- a CDS encoding RNA-binding domain-containing protein, with protein MKYKHYGETTTIEYKESFDPKNPDNIMHTISAFANTVGGKIFIGINDNHQVVGLQNPQLTAEQLSESIKTIIDPKLDFKIEIEQENDLKFIVLIIEKGDNPPYLYSKKNDSAAYLRMGNQSVKADRDQLRKLFIKSNNTPFDRLQTMIKWDEASFKNLNLELKKIGQEITRKSELESLGLVSDDFLTNAGALLADEAYINSSKVYLTRWNGLNKYSEQKVIIDTNEFNEGGLLTIFHKCEDFIQKYNKTISEKGDHKRINYPDYPFLAIREALVNALIHRDYSIEGSQIDIDIYDDRIEIISPGGMPDGSNIQELLTWNIASRRRNEILADIFSRLNYMEKRGSGISKILQLYANQENYNNTLKPEFLSNDKMFKIILWNLNYERSEDYQKPNDLNQSQFNNSYNKTISYQPQSRDELIMSFIKSHLEFTRKDLENYIDIKRSRTTEIINELLDENIIIKKGDGRSTKYIYNNNKNK; from the coding sequence ATGAAGTACAAACATTATGGAGAAACTACAACAATAGAATACAAAGAAAGTTTTGATCCTAAAAATCCAGATAATATAATGCACACTATAAGTGCTTTTGCTAACACTGTTGGAGGTAAAATTTTTATAGGTATAAATGACAATCACCAAGTAGTAGGACTTCAAAATCCACAACTTACAGCAGAACAACTTAGTGAGTCTATAAAAACTATAATAGATCCAAAATTAGATTTTAAAATTGAAATAGAACAAGAAAATGATTTAAAATTTATAGTCTTAATTATTGAAAAGGGAGATAATCCTCCTTATTTATATTCAAAGAAAAATGATTCAGCAGCATATCTGAGAATGGGTAATCAAAGTGTAAAAGCAGATCGAGATCAATTAAGAAAATTGTTTATAAAATCAAACAACACACCTTTTGATCGTTTACAAACAATGATAAAGTGAGATGAAGCAAGTTTTAAAAATCTAAATCTTGAATTAAAAAAAATCGGTCAAGAAATTACAAGAAAATCTGAACTAGAATCATTAGGTCTTGTTAGTGATGATTTTTTAACAAATGCTGGTGCTTTATTAGCTGATGAAGCATATATAAATTCATCTAAAGTTTATCTAACAAGATGAAATGGTTTAAATAAATATTCAGAACAAAAAGTGATAATAGACACAAATGAGTTTAATGAAGGTGGATTATTAACAATTTTTCATAAATGTGAGGATTTCATACAAAAATATAATAAAACAATCTCTGAAAAAGGTGATCATAAAAGAATAAATTATCCAGATTATCCTTTTTTAGCAATAAGAGAAGCACTAGTAAATGCTTTAATTCACAGAGATTATTCAATAGAAGGAAGTCAAATAGATATTGATATATATGATGATAGGATTGAAATAATTTCTCCTGGTGGGATGCCTGATGGTTCTAATATACAAGAATTATTAACATGAAATATAGCTTCAAGAAGAAGAAATGAAATTTTGGCTGACATCTTTTCAAGATTAAACTATATGGAAAAACGTGGTAGTGGTATATCAAAAATTCTACAATTATATGCAAATCAAGAAAATTATAATAATACCTTAAAACCAGAATTTCTATCAAATGATAAAATGTTTAAAATAATCCTTTGAAATTTAAATTATGAGAGATCTGAAGATTATCAAAAACCAAATGACTTAAACCAATCACAATTTAATAATAGTTATAACAAAACAATTTCATACCAACCACAATCAAGAGATGAACTAATTATGAGTTTTATAAAAAGTCATTTAGAATTTACAAGAAAAGATTTAGAGAATTATATTGATATTAAAAGATCGAGAACAACTGAGATAATTAATGAATTATTAGATGAAAACATCATTATTAAAAAAGGTGATGGTAGAAGTACTAAATATATTTACAATAATAACAAGAATAAATAA
- a CDS encoding ABC transporter permease, which produces MKNAYLRYSFFAFNTILKKKSSILLPIIAVAISFFVGIVFKFAVPSNYQELAVFFYTFIAIIMTAVYSSIKALNLFKDLEQEGIEIITLSKPISRKQLILGKLICLSYFGLIWSTALLVSGFLYFYASFNFVNVLLNSLTLFFVSLSAYFIMGLFVSLLSYKLSQKIAMTLPLITFIPLSSIGILLASNQTTNINKASSYINRSYEYHHSGNEANTEAYFINNNKDELLLIPNGSDNKDFDDEQNKYLETVVNFTNRSLTSWQAYSWISIPYQFINIFNFNSKNISITNANNSTELEKYVYYNDLDNISYTYKLDKKPNQIKYKVADDSNQKFAEKYIVPGLLKSHSKFSDFTQTVNYDLIYAIDGAENDDSKFFEDENEFSNQRSSLVGRIKWNVIKQALKDKKFNRIASDFVNQNLKEFLNDKSNTSEELNKKHKELMNKISEYVTNEDSEINNYENHNVKLFDKRSITDGEIDGVVQIKIYKAIAILNYIYFNYQDSQLFKIMIKNPNNEYFGDAQINLELDGRNYRLGGFKNFLERVVQKDENGTKKTLFRFNLQKSKSNFLFSSADNLYSITRNRQIVNKYIIALLWLVIIGAEFALTFKIYQRKEYK; this is translated from the coding sequence ATGAAAAACGCTTATCTAAGATATTCTTTTTTTGCTTTTAACACTATTTTAAAGAAGAAAAGCTCAATTTTATTACCTATTATTGCAGTTGCAATTTCTTTTTTTGTAGGAATTGTTTTTAAATTTGCAGTTCCTAGTAATTATCAAGAACTAGCAGTATTTTTCTATACTTTTATAGCTATTATTATGACTGCAGTTTATTCATCTATTAAAGCATTAAACTTATTTAAAGATTTAGAACAAGAAGGAATAGAAATAATTACATTATCTAAACCTATATCTAGAAAACAATTAATTTTAGGTAAATTAATCTGTTTAAGTTATTTTGGATTAATTTGATCAACAGCTTTACTAGTTTCTGGATTTTTATATTTCTATGCTTCATTTAATTTTGTAAATGTATTATTAAATTCTTTAACATTATTTTTTGTTAGTTTAAGTGCTTATTTTATAATGGGACTTTTTGTTAGTTTATTAAGTTATAAATTAAGTCAAAAAATAGCTATGACTTTACCATTAATTACTTTTATACCACTAAGTAGTATTGGAATATTACTAGCAAGTAATCAAACAACAAATATCAATAAAGCATCAAGTTATATAAATAGAAGTTATGAATATCATCATTCAGGAAATGAAGCAAATACTGAAGCATATTTTATAAATAACAATAAAGACGAACTATTATTAATACCTAATGGTAGTGATAACAAAGATTTTGATGATGAACAAAATAAATATTTAGAAACAGTAGTTAACTTTACAAATAGATCTTTAACAAGTTGACAGGCTTATTCTTGAATATCAATACCTTATCAATTTATAAATATTTTTAATTTCAATAGTAAAAATATTTCTATTACTAATGCTAATAATTCAACTGAATTAGAAAAATATGTTTATTATAATGATTTAGATAATATTAGTTACACTTATAAATTAGATAAAAAACCTAATCAAATAAAGTATAAAGTTGCAGATGACAGTAATCAAAAATTTGCTGAAAAATACATAGTTCCAGGATTATTAAAATCTCATTCTAAATTTTCAGATTTCACTCAAACTGTTAATTATGATCTAATTTACGCAATTGATGGTGCTGAAAATGATGATTCAAAATTCTTTGAAGATGAAAACGAATTTTCAAATCAACGTTCTAGTTTAGTTGGAAGAATTAAATGAAACGTTATCAAACAAGCTTTAAAAGATAAGAAATTTAATCGAATTGCTAGTGATTTTGTAAATCAAAACTTAAAAGAATTTTTAAATGATAAAAGTAACACTTCAGAAGAATTAAACAAAAAACATAAAGAGTTAATGAATAAAATTTCTGAATATGTAACAAATGAAGATTCTGAAATTAATAATTATGAAAATCATAATGTAAAATTATTCGATAAAAGATCTATTACTGATGGTGAAATTGATGGTGTTGTTCAAATAAAAATATATAAAGCAATCGCAATCTTAAACTATATATATTTCAATTACCAAGATTCTCAACTTTTCAAAATAATGATTAAAAATCCTAATAACGAATATTTTGGAGATGCTCAAATTAATTTAGAATTAGATGGACGAAATTACCGATTAGGTGGTTTTAAAAACTTTTTAGAAAGAGTAGTTCAAAAAGACGAAAACGGAACTAAGAAAACATTATTTAGATTTAATTTACAAAAAAGTAAATCAAACTTCTTATTCAGTTCAGCAGATAACTTATATTCAATAACTAGAAATAGACAAATTGTTAATAAATATATAATCGCTTTATTATGACTTGTTATTATCGGTGCAGAATTTGCACTAACATTTAAAATTTACCAAAGAAAGGAATATAAATAG
- a CDS encoding glycerophosphodiester phosphodiesterase: MILVAHRGFRGLFGENRVFDFENALKITKAVEFDIRLTRDNQVIIFHDHNFKRIGKLNKTVKSMTYDEIKQIPYFKENPLWLPPLFEEFMDQHFKQYEMINVEIKPDNYSKEQLDIVFKSIEKYTNKGVEIIVSSFSPNVLNEILKRKNNNYKTGYLFEKMSQFDVELGKKFDFLHPPISLLKKAKNQELFLKLNIPLNVWTFKKMKDVERLHSMYKDLINGYISDYPELYPKNM; this comes from the coding sequence ATGATTTTAGTAGCTCACCGTGGTTTTAGAGGACTATTTGGAGAAAATAGGGTATTTGATTTTGAAAACGCATTAAAAATAACTAAAGCTGTTGAATTTGATATTCGTTTAACAAGAGATAATCAAGTAATTATTTTCCATGATCACAACTTTAAAAGAATTGGAAAATTAAACAAAACTGTTAAATCAATGACTTATGATGAAATTAAACAAATTCCATACTTTAAAGAAAATCCTTTATGATTACCTCCATTATTTGAAGAATTTATGGATCAACATTTCAAACAATATGAAATGATAAACGTTGAAATTAAACCTGATAACTACAGCAAAGAACAATTAGATATCGTGTTTAAATCAATTGAAAAATACACAAATAAAGGAGTTGAAATAATTGTTTCATCATTCTCTCCTAATGTATTAAACGAAATTTTAAAAAGAAAAAATAATAACTACAAAACAGGATACTTATTTGAAAAAATGTCACAATTTGACGTTGAATTAGGTAAAAAATTTGATTTCTTACACCCACCAATTAGCTTATTGAAAAAAGCTAAAAATCAAGAATTATTCTTAAAATTAAACATTCCATTAAATGTTTGAACATTCAAAAAAATGAAAGATGTAGAAAGACTACATTCAATGTATAAAGACTTAATTAATGGATACATTTCAGATTATCCAGAACTATATCCAAAAAATATGTAG
- a CDS encoding aromatic motif membrane protein, with translation MKKLLKISILPFMALSVVSCASQIKPNDSINRSVKEKKLYENDHIKQILDSIYKDNKDLEKRYINTQEHRSRSAYIDLRYSLTVYPIFIGHYVTEDVEKQYRDVVNKAKKLIENNLSSNWYWTLNNIDKFVFNFNPYGDFYRENAVDQQLFELNDQANSTLVSINNKFPTGMITFENQTLEVDKLKEFKTFYLIYDNYKVLKMIQYKEGEKLITRMLPDLLIFKDKNITKDEIESNLEKIEEETFNIRKQKLDDYLDDKKDKYENADIYQMKSDFSSSHRNIWINDWRVRNKFRNYDLKQTRLAESLFENLKQDRTKVEQYINDWKNKLEEAYEQDAKKSQPYTEHKDLLDEYKEKLDQLVNTTIEKIQKWSKEPPKQFGKNERQTALQQYQDTDKRFFEFQAKRQYSNALFDSINKINEININKKIQDKDLDKVKIFRFSMRYIYENK, from the coding sequence ATGAAAAAGTTATTAAAAATTAGTATACTACCTTTTATGGCTTTATCAGTAGTTAGTTGTGCATCACAAATAAAACCTAATGATTCAATTAATAGATCTGTAAAAGAAAAAAAGTTATATGAAAATGATCATATTAAACAAATTTTAGATTCAATTTACAAAGATAATAAAGATCTAGAAAAAAGATATATCAATACTCAAGAACATAGATCTAGATCTGCATATATTGATTTAAGATATTCACTTACTGTTTATCCAATTTTTATAGGTCATTATGTGACTGAAGATGTAGAAAAACAATATAGAGATGTTGTAAATAAAGCTAAAAAACTTATTGAAAACAACCTTTCATCTAATTGATATTGAACATTAAATAATATTGATAAATTTGTTTTCAACTTTAATCCTTATGGTGATTTTTATAGAGAAAATGCTGTTGATCAACAATTATTTGAACTTAATGATCAAGCCAATTCAACTTTAGTAAGTATAAATAATAAGTTCCCTACAGGTATGATTACTTTTGAAAATCAAACTCTTGAAGTTGATAAATTAAAAGAATTCAAAACATTTTATTTAATATATGACAATTATAAAGTTTTAAAAATGATTCAATATAAAGAAGGTGAAAAACTTATAACTAGAATGTTACCTGATCTGTTAATTTTTAAAGATAAAAACATTACTAAAGATGAGATTGAATCAAATTTAGAAAAAATAGAAGAAGAAACTTTTAACATAAGAAAACAAAAACTTGATGACTATCTTGATGATAAAAAAGATAAATATGAAAATGCAGATATTTATCAAATGAAAAGCGACTTTAGTTCAAGTCATCGTAATATTTGAATAAATGATTGAAGAGTACGTAATAAATTTAGAAATTATGATTTAAAACAAACAAGATTAGCCGAATCATTATTTGAAAATTTAAAACAAGATAGAACAAAAGTTGAACAGTATATTAATGATTGAAAAAATAAACTAGAAGAAGCATATGAACAAGACGCAAAAAAATCTCAACCATATACTGAACACAAAGATTTATTAGATGAATACAAAGAAAAATTAGATCAATTAGTTAATACAACAATTGAAAAAATTCAAAAATGAAGCAAAGAACCACCAAAACAATTTGGCAAAAACGAAAGACAAACTGCATTACAACAATATCAAGATACAGACAAACGATTTTTTGAATTTCAAGCAAAACGTCAATATTCAAATGCCCTTTTCGATTCTATAAATAAAATTAATGAAATTAATATAAATAAAAAAATTCAAGACAAAGATTTAGACAAAGTAAAAATATTTAGATTTTCTATGAGGTATATTTATGAAAATAAATAA
- a CDS encoding aromatic motif membrane protein: MKINKKLVIGISLAHLIIPLLALAFLLGSLSKSTKDIELQIPRNHEVYKNVNDRTEEIFRSLNKILFGDNEAEKIKYLNTQKEENSKEFIKKSNELKAKYLETKSEESIKELKEFYSKNLILLLRNLDKFNLRFTKYWTLEETRNSSGKVAKHSNEFLEAIKNKQPVKDKKIDNNNLNVITIGSESKHISSNVIYIRKDNFFIVIKASKTPSVDMKIELDKIIYFAESKTDNISSTAISNVLHSSIYHQDQSGYDAFEKDLIKLYGFPCLGLLIAEKDFLENIIKTKTGIKLDKDDKLKISKVVEAVNKANNLQLDASQLRVEFIEETKIKLLAKENSTKYIGSVEIEIVQPNENEKEN; this comes from the coding sequence ATGAAAATAAATAAAAAACTTGTTATCGGTATTTCTTTAGCACACTTAATAATACCGTTATTAGCATTAGCATTTTTATTAGGTTCACTTTCAAAAAGTACAAAAGATATTGAACTTCAAATCCCAAGAAATCATGAAGTATACAAAAACGTTAATGATAGAACTGAAGAAATTTTTAGAAGTTTAAATAAAATACTTTTTGGTGACAATGAAGCTGAAAAAATAAAATATTTAAATACTCAAAAAGAAGAAAATTCAAAAGAATTTATTAAAAAATCTAATGAATTAAAAGCTAAATATTTAGAAACTAAATCTGAAGAATCAATTAAAGAATTAAAAGAGTTTTATTCAAAAAATTTAATACTACTATTAAGAAATCTAGATAAGTTTAATTTAAGATTTACTAAATATTGAACACTAGAAGAAACTAGAAATAGTAGTGGAAAAGTTGCAAAACACTCTAACGAGTTTTTAGAAGCTATTAAAAATAAACAACCTGTTAAAGATAAAAAAATAGATAATAACAACCTTAACGTTATAACAATAGGTAGTGAGTCTAAACATATAAGTAGTAATGTTATATATATTAGAAAAGACAACTTCTTTATTGTTATAAAAGCTTCAAAAACACCTTCAGTTGATATGAAAATAGAACTAGATAAAATCATATACTTTGCTGAATCAAAAACAGATAATATTAGCTCAACAGCGATTTCAAACGTTTTACATTCAAGTATTTATCACCAAGATCAAAGTGGATATGATGCATTTGAAAAAGATTTAATAAAACTTTATGGTTTTCCTTGTTTGGGTCTTTTAATAGCTGAAAAAGACTTTTTAGAAAACATAATTAAAACTAAAACAGGAATCAAATTAGATAAAGACGATAAACTTAAGATTAGTAAAGTTGTTGAAGCAGTTAATAAAGCAAATAATTTACAACTTGATGCATCACAATTAAGAGTTGAATTTATAGAAGAAACAAAAATTAAACTTTTAGCAAAAGAAAATTCAACTAAATACATAGGTTCAGTAGAAATCGAAATTGTTCAACCAAACGAAAATGAAAAGGAGAATTAG
- a CDS encoding ABC transporter ATP-binding protein, with protein MKKILDIVKLTKIFPLSNRGIKSINMSLNEGDFHAFIGENGAGKTTTIKTIIGAYVEYKGNIFINEINIKDPQARSFIGYVPEKALFPKDLTTFDYLLNFAILSGVDKNIATEKINNFLKMFDITNLAKDKPYTFSSGQQKKVLLIQALLHDPKLLILDEPAANLDPTARYELFSFLQKINKEQNIAILISSHILSEIDKYVNSVTLIHDGVVLYSGKKEKDLEELFYEKVIKN; from the coding sequence ATGAAAAAAATACTAGATATAGTTAAACTAACTAAAATATTTCCTTTATCAAATCGTGGTATTAAAAGTATAAATATGTCATTAAATGAAGGTGATTTTCATGCATTTATTGGTGAAAACGGTGCTGGAAAAACTACAACAATTAAAACAATTATTGGAGCTTATGTTGAATATAAAGGTAATATTTTTATAAATGAAATTAATATAAAAGACCCACAAGCAAGATCATTTATAGGTTATGTTCCTGAAAAAGCTTTATTTCCAAAAGATTTAACTACTTTTGATTATTTATTAAATTTTGCAATACTTTCTGGAGTTGATAAAAACATAGCTACAGAAAAAATAAATAACTTTTTAAAAATGTTTGACATAACTAATTTAGCAAAAGATAAACCTTATACATTTTCTTCAGGTCAACAAAAAAAGGTCTTATTAATTCAAGCTTTATTACACGATCCTAAGTTATTAATATTAGATGAACCGGCGGCCAATCTTGATCCTACTGCTAGATATGAATTATTCTCATTTTTACAAAAAATTAATAAAGAACAAAATATCGCTATTTTAATTAGTTCTCACATTCTATCTGAAATTGATAAATATGTTAATTCTGTAACTCTAATTCATGATGGTGTAGTTTTATATTCAGGTAAAAAAGAAAAAGACTTAGAGGAATTATTCTATGAAAAAGTTATTAAAAATTAG
- a CDS encoding TatD family hydrolase codes for MGMSGLYDVHCHLNDTKYLDLEMTSIEMILEAKKSGVDFINNVGYDVKSSKTAVIQANLSPVVFAIVGIHPTNAHLFTVEAYETIEELAQSNEVVGIGETGLDFSKTTKYEKQQIEAFKRHISIAKKLDLPLMLHLKNEPGKTRVYEIAYNLLKENGVKKGVIHSYEGTLEWAKKFIELGLLISVSGAVTYDSKINAVIDGISLNDLVVESDAPYLAPVPYEKTLNYPKYLPLTIKHIARMKNVSELVVAQTTRNNAKNLFLKNRSHNK; via the coding sequence ATGGGAATGTCTGGATTATATGATGTGCACTGTCATTTAAATGACACCAAGTATTTAGACTTAGAAATGACATCTATTGAAATGATTTTAGAAGCTAAAAAATCAGGAGTAGATTTTATCAACAATGTTGGATATGATGTTAAATCATCTAAAACAGCTGTTATTCAAGCTAACCTATCACCAGTAGTGTTTGCTATTGTTGGTATTCATCCAACTAATGCACATTTATTTACTGTTGAAGCATATGAAACAATTGAAGAATTGGCTCAATCTAATGAAGTTGTTGGGATCGGTGAAACTGGATTAGATTTTTCTAAAACTACAAAATATGAAAAACAACAAATTGAAGCTTTTAAAAGACATATTAGTATCGCTAAAAAACTTGATTTACCATTAATGTTACATTTAAAAAATGAACCAGGTAAAACTAGAGTTTATGAAATTGCATACAATTTATTAAAAGAAAATGGTGTAAAAAAAGGAGTTATTCATTCTTATGAAGGGACATTAGAATGAGCTAAAAAATTTATTGAATTAGGTTTATTAATTTCAGTGAGCGGAGCTGTTACTTATGATTCAAAAATTAATGCTGTTATTGATGGCATTTCATTAAATGATTTAGTTGTTGAATCAGATGCACCTTATCTAGCTCCTGTTCCATATGAGAAAACTTTAAACTATCCAAAATACCTACCTTTAACTATTAAACATATCGCTAGAATGAAAAACGTAAGTGAACTTGTTGTTGCTCAAACAACAAGAAATAATGCTAAAAATCTATTTTTAAAAAATAGAAGTCATAATAAATAA